In Pseudoliparis swirei isolate HS2019 ecotype Mariana Trench chromosome 9, NWPU_hadal_v1, whole genome shotgun sequence, a genomic segment contains:
- the LOC130200075 gene encoding LOW QUALITY PROTEIN: N-acetyltransferase family 8 member 3 (The sequence of the model RefSeq protein was modified relative to this genomic sequence to represent the inferred CDS: inserted 1 base in 1 codon; substituted 1 base at 1 genomic stop codon), whose protein sequence is MAQKNNFQFSIREYRPSDQHVVTSLFXRREHVYPAFFKSMSHPDHIGIALSISMAGXVLGGSSYFQALLFGSAWAGLIDYCCHEIYDGCVARRLRTDMADIGANYLENPDNGFWVAEADVRGRSKVVGMVAVTGKGGGEEGERFDERNGGPTGGGEEFAQDAGDGSYSEMSHLVVVFPWRRKNLGPQLMRKALDFCKERGYARLVLDVSEPQKEAISLDHKCGFVQTASHSNTHANRLFSKLARINVMRMEKFI, encoded by the exons ATGGCCCAGAAAAATAACT TTCAATTCTCCATCAGGGAATATAGGCCCTCGGATCAACATGTGGTCACGTCGCTCT TGCGACGGGAACATGTGTACCCGGCTTTCTTCAAGTCCATGAGCCACCCCGACCACATTGGAATTGCTCTGAGCATTTCCATGGCTGGTTAAGTCCTTGGAGGCAGCTCCTACTTCCAAGCTCTACTCTTCGGCAGTGCGTGGGCCGGCCTCATCGACTACTGCTGCCACGAGATCTACGACGGCTGCGTGGCGAGGAGGCTGCGCACAGACATGGCTGACATCGGAGCCAACTACCTTGAAAACCCCGATAACGGTTTCTGGGTGGCGGAGGCGGATGTCAGAGGCCGGTCCAAGGTGGTGGGGATGGTGGCAGTGAcggggaaagggggaggggaggaaggcgaGCGCTTCGATGAGCGCAACGGTGGACCcacgggaggaggggaggagttcGCCCAAGACGCTGGTGACGGGAGTTACAGCGAGATGTCCCACTTGGTTGTGGTGTTTCCATGGCGGCGCAAAAACCTGGGTCCACAGCTCATGAGGAAGGCCCTTGATTTCTGCAAAGAGCGAGGATATGCCCGCCTCGTTCTGGACGTCAGCGAGCCACAGAAGGAAGCCATTTCCCTGGACCACAAATGTGGTTTTGTTCAAACTGCAtcccacagcaacacacacgctaATCGCTTGTTCTCCAAACTGGCCAGAATCAATGTGATGCGAATGGAGAAGTTCATTTGA